A single genomic interval of Fibrobacter sp. UWB4 harbors:
- a CDS encoding nitrilase-related carbon-nitrogen hydrolase → MLKVYLIQLDSAKGDKTENIARAKRIILEKKPTEGSLVLLPEMFATGYVPANLSEAAEDFSTCKSGETAHMLSEVATATGCTIMGAGISRAREANSCNQFLNHVSIYNPRSAQEFCGYDKMNLFFPEKDSFRPGVEVNLFKLQDWTVASFICYDLRFPEIFRHATQKGAKLITIQAAWPAKRRAHWETLLKARAIENQVYIAAVNAVSESPDTQVPLAGTSLIISPNGDILAEGPAQSEAVISAELDLEAERHYRKSFPVLDGIVPSEFL, encoded by the coding sequence ATGCTTAAAGTTTATTTAATCCAGCTGGACAGTGCCAAAGGCGATAAAACCGAGAATATCGCAAGAGCAAAGAGAATTATTCTCGAAAAAAAGCCTACAGAAGGAAGCCTTGTGCTCCTCCCCGAAATGTTTGCCACGGGCTACGTACCGGCCAATCTAAGCGAAGCTGCCGAAGACTTCAGCACTTGCAAATCAGGCGAAACCGCACACATGCTTTCCGAAGTCGCGACCGCAACAGGCTGCACCATCATGGGTGCAGGCATTTCAAGAGCGCGTGAAGCAAACAGCTGCAATCAATTTTTAAACCACGTCAGCATATACAATCCGCGCTCAGCCCAGGAATTCTGCGGATACGATAAAATGAATTTGTTCTTTCCAGAAAAGGATTCGTTCCGACCAGGGGTTGAGGTTAATTTATTTAAACTGCAAGATTGGACGGTAGCATCGTTTATCTGCTACGATTTGCGCTTCCCGGAAATTTTCCGCCATGCGACACAAAAAGGTGCAAAACTCATCACGATCCAGGCGGCATGGCCCGCCAAAAGGCGCGCCCACTGGGAAACGCTCCTCAAGGCACGAGCCATCGAAAATCAGGTCTATATCGCCGCCGTCAATGCCGTAAGTGAATCCCCAGACACCCAGGTTCCACTCGCCGGCACGTCTCTCATCATTTCACCCAACGGCGACATCCTCGCCGAAGGCCCTGCCCAAAGCGAAGCCGTCATTTCTGCCGAACTGGACCTCGAGGCCGAGC
- a CDS encoding M15 family metallopeptidase, whose protein sequence is MTKQSIILVIALFAVFSFAHVTDSLFVPPKPAKPLRYCTSAKQWVDYASHDSNLVEITRMRGLRMDLRYATFNNVTGHDMYCGIQRAFIHKDGLPKLKRALSIIAKELPGYSLVIFDAARPMYAQAVLKSSVAGTPYSNFVSSGKTGGLHNYGLALDLGLADSTGNLLDMGADFDSFERCAGIVGEADALKSGRLTQQQIDNRNLLRNIMKRAGWVMLPSEWWHFNAFTRAYTKENYPLFPI, encoded by the coding sequence GTGACGAAGCAATCTATTATTTTAGTAATTGCGCTTTTCGCGGTTTTCTCGTTTGCTCATGTGACGGATAGCTTGTTTGTGCCGCCGAAGCCTGCGAAGCCTTTGCGTTATTGCACTTCGGCAAAACAATGGGTGGATTACGCAAGTCACGATTCAAATTTAGTCGAAATTACACGCATGCGCGGGCTGCGCATGGATTTGCGCTATGCCACGTTTAACAACGTAACCGGCCATGATATGTATTGCGGGATCCAGCGCGCTTTTATCCATAAGGACGGATTGCCCAAGCTTAAGCGAGCGCTCTCGATTATCGCCAAAGAATTGCCGGGGTATTCGCTTGTGATTTTTGATGCCGCGCGCCCGATGTACGCACAAGCTGTTTTGAAAAGCTCTGTTGCTGGAACGCCTTATAGCAATTTTGTCTCGTCGGGTAAGACGGGCGGACTCCATAATTATGGCTTGGCCCTTGACTTAGGGCTTGCCGATAGTACTGGCAATTTGCTTGACATGGGTGCTGATTTTGATTCGTTTGAACGCTGTGCGGGAATCGTGGGCGAAGCGGATGCTTTAAAGTCCGGGCGCCTCACTCAACAGCAAATTGATAACCGCAATTTGTTGCGCAATATCATGAAGCGCGCCGGCTGGGTGATGCTCCCTAGCGAATGGTGGCATTTCAACGCATTCACGCGCGCCTATACTAAGGAAAATTATCCGCTGTTCCCGATTTGA
- a CDS encoding L-threonylcarbamoyladenylate synthase, giving the protein MKFPPWTSVSEAARLLKEGEVVAIPTETVYGLAGNAFEPKALAKIFAAKERPTFDPLIVHIADIAQLTDIAKDIPDSAYKLAEAYWPGPMTIILPKKDCIPDLCTSALPSVAVRFPSHPIAQAIIKESGLPLAAPSANLFKHVSPTTAEHVAAQLADRIAGIVDGGPCSVGVESSIISLVGEPTVMRPGAITPEMFKAVLGEVKIKESTSKPGQPMLAPGQCDTHYRPQVPLYYGEVPAGYTLPEHTVRIAFGIQAGPIPATVNLSATGDMVEATSKLYAFMHDLDKPEYDLILVDPIPNTGVGMALNDRLKRASIKSLP; this is encoded by the coding sequence ATGAAATTCCCGCCATGGACAAGTGTAAGCGAAGCAGCCCGCCTCCTCAAGGAAGGTGAAGTCGTCGCCATCCCGACAGAAACGGTTTACGGGCTCGCCGGTAACGCATTCGAGCCAAAAGCTCTCGCCAAGATTTTCGCCGCCAAGGAACGCCCGACGTTCGACCCGCTGATTGTCCATATCGCAGACATTGCACAGCTCACCGACATTGCAAAGGACATCCCCGATAGCGCCTACAAGCTCGCCGAAGCCTATTGGCCGGGTCCGATGACCATCATCCTTCCCAAGAAGGATTGCATCCCTGACCTTTGCACAAGCGCCCTCCCCTCCGTGGCTGTGCGCTTCCCGAGCCATCCGATTGCACAGGCGATCATCAAGGAATCAGGACTCCCGCTTGCCGCCCCGAGCGCAAACCTCTTTAAGCACGTGAGCCCGACAACGGCAGAACACGTTGCCGCCCAGCTCGCCGACCGCATCGCAGGCATTGTCGATGGTGGCCCCTGCTCCGTTGGCGTCGAGAGTTCCATCATCTCGCTCGTCGGCGAACCGACCGTGATGCGTCCAGGCGCCATCACGCCCGAGATGTTCAAAGCCGTCCTCGGTGAAGTGAAAATCAAGGAATCTACATCCAAGCCTGGCCAGCCGATGCTCGCCCCCGGCCAGTGCGATACGCATTACCGCCCACAAGTTCCGCTTTACTACGGCGAAGTTCCGGCAGGCTACACGCTCCCGGAGCATACCGTACGCATTGCGTTTGGCATACAAGCAGGCCCCATCCCCGCTACGGTAAACTTGTCCGCTACAGGTGACATGGTCGAAGCAACCTCCAAGCTTTACGCCTTCATGCACGACCTTGACAAGCCCGAATACGACTTGATTCTCGTGGACCCCATCCCGAACACGGGCGTTGGCATGGCACTCAACGACCGCCTGAAACGCGCAAGTATAAAGTCATTACCGTAA
- a CDS encoding DUF349 domain-containing protein — protein sequence MSIFDAFKPKWQNSNPAKRIEAIADLDELTCQDIIERVALSDDNVEVRMAAVKKLAIIKTLQEISTKDNDSGVRRLAETRAFEEIVKKLKSFNESALNSEVLGYIEAIKDTRYTEDVLKATDNVILKKELVKQCSKQSLLAQIATRDSSEEIALQAADRVTSETLQADLIKSSKHTSVRKKISDKVRAKKDAEDNGKKAAELLQSKREALIKQAHFLAAQKDAFATKPQFDDLMNEANALGMGESTATLNEIYESFNKFYDEANAAKKAAENAEAEKQAKIARLTESLTELEGLLEAGTTEENADRVNAIIQEWNEGKSVMDAALIKRFNNAYFKSQEAKKIEIPSAESENASEEEIAIRKSLLERLQALSETEIDENTGKHLHAIVREWEKLALLEGDDPILQAYNALRTKLNELISAFNEKAQKVIEENSKKLRGLIERIQNIDENQEFREIHKILRDTYQEWKEIVGEQKFKYHDLWQEYKIATSRFQEMQQWENWHNEKDRDTIIEEMDALSKETPSQAVLAKFRELCGKWREIGPISAAKFQDYRDRFQALVDKVKENCAPFIEEQNAERQKNLVDKEALCQKVEELVANAEIFWKDKFKAVQEIQENWKNIGMVPKEAFAALNKRFKDAVNAFYAQHKENVKREDDSREANYEKKVALCIEAEAIKDSTDWNATSTKLKQLQDAWKATGPVPKSKSDEIWTRFRTACDSFFEKKRSHFEEMDAVKQKNLEQKQALCEKLEALDIANITPEVIEAYKAIDAEWKTIGMVPKDAVESINERFNAIVNKIVAKMAESDPELQAKIEDIKKKKQEMIEKVRQFAESAGSNQLADAVRDIQKEWVTLGSCGNDDDELRKAFRDVCDDFFTRRRDQLDIQEQARQNNLQKKILLCEQAEDLLTDLNDQTVVASMNKVKHFRRLWKEVGAVPREHSEKIWKRFNSACDQVFAFGRKDEKKEEAPAAATTEA from the coding sequence ATGAGCATTTTTGACGCATTTAAACCGAAATGGCAAAATTCCAACCCAGCAAAGCGCATCGAAGCCATTGCCGACTTGGATGAACTCACTTGTCAAGATATTATTGAACGAGTTGCCCTTTCCGATGATAATGTCGAAGTGCGAATGGCTGCAGTTAAGAAACTTGCAATTATTAAGACACTTCAGGAAATTTCTACGAAAGACAATGACTCCGGCGTACGCCGTTTGGCCGAGACAAGAGCCTTCGAAGAAATCGTCAAAAAATTGAAGAGCTTTAACGAATCCGCGCTGAATAGTGAAGTCCTCGGTTACATCGAAGCCATCAAGGATACTCGTTATACCGAAGACGTCCTCAAGGCTACAGACAACGTAATTTTAAAGAAAGAACTTGTCAAGCAGTGCAGCAAGCAGTCCTTGCTCGCCCAGATTGCAACGCGCGATTCCAGCGAAGAAATCGCACTGCAAGCTGCAGACCGCGTGACATCGGAAACGCTTCAAGCCGACCTCATCAAGAGTTCCAAGCACACCTCCGTCCGCAAGAAAATTTCGGACAAAGTTCGTGCAAAGAAAGATGCTGAAGACAACGGCAAAAAGGCAGCCGAACTCTTGCAGAGCAAGCGCGAAGCGCTCATCAAGCAGGCTCACTTCCTCGCCGCCCAGAAGGACGCATTTGCCACCAAGCCGCAATTTGACGACTTGATGAACGAAGCAAACGCTCTCGGCATGGGCGAATCTACAGCAACGCTCAATGAAATTTACGAAAGCTTCAACAAGTTCTACGACGAAGCAAACGCCGCAAAGAAGGCCGCCGAAAATGCCGAAGCCGAAAAGCAGGCAAAGATTGCACGTCTCACGGAATCGCTCACTGAACTCGAAGGTTTGCTCGAAGCCGGCACGACAGAAGAAAATGCAGACCGCGTGAACGCAATCATCCAGGAATGGAACGAAGGCAAGTCCGTCATGGACGCCGCCTTGATCAAGCGCTTCAACAACGCCTACTTCAAGTCCCAGGAAGCAAAGAAAATTGAAATTCCGTCCGCAGAATCTGAAAACGCAAGCGAAGAAGAAATTGCCATCCGCAAGAGCCTTCTCGAACGTCTCCAGGCGCTTTCCGAAACGGAAATCGATGAAAACACGGGCAAGCATCTGCATGCCATCGTCCGCGAATGGGAAAAGCTCGCCCTCCTCGAAGGTGACGATCCGATCCTCCAGGCTTACAATGCACTCCGCACTAAGCTGAATGAACTCATCAGCGCCTTCAACGAAAAGGCCCAGAAGGTCATCGAAGAAAATTCCAAGAAGCTCCGCGGCCTCATCGAACGCATCCAGAACATCGACGAGAACCAGGAGTTCCGCGAAATCCACAAGATTCTCCGTGACACTTATCAGGAATGGAAGGAAATCGTCGGCGAACAGAAGTTCAAGTACCACGATCTCTGGCAGGAATACAAGATTGCCACCTCCCGTTTCCAGGAAATGCAACAGTGGGAAAACTGGCACAACGAAAAGGACCGCGACACCATCATCGAAGAAATGGACGCGCTCTCCAAGGAAACTCCGAGCCAGGCCGTGCTTGCCAAGTTCCGCGAACTCTGCGGCAAGTGGCGTGAAATCGGCCCGATTTCTGCAGCCAAGTTCCAGGACTACCGCGACCGTTTCCAGGCCCTCGTAGACAAGGTCAAGGAAAACTGCGCTCCGTTCATCGAAGAACAGAACGCCGAACGCCAGAAGAACCTCGTTGACAAGGAAGCCCTCTGCCAGAAGGTCGAAGAACTCGTTGCAAACGCCGAAATCTTCTGGAAGGACAAGTTCAAGGCCGTGCAGGAAATCCAGGAAAACTGGAAGAACATCGGCATGGTCCCGAAGGAAGCTTTTGCCGCTTTGAACAAGCGCTTCAAGGACGCCGTGAACGCCTTCTATGCTCAACATAAGGAAAATGTGAAGCGCGAAGACGATAGCCGCGAAGCCAATTACGAAAAGAAGGTCGCCCTCTGCATCGAAGCCGAAGCCATCAAGGATTCGACCGACTGGAACGCCACCTCCACGAAGCTCAAGCAGTTGCAGGATGCGTGGAAGGCTACAGGTCCAGTGCCGAAGAGCAAGTCCGACGAAATCTGGACGCGCTTCCGCACCGCTTGCGATTCCTTCTTCGAAAAGAAGCGCAGCCACTTTGAAGAAATGGATGCCGTAAAGCAGAAGAACCTCGAACAGAAGCAAGCCCTCTGCGAAAAGCTCGAAGCTCTCGACATCGCCAACATCACTCCGGAAGTCATCGAAGCCTACAAGGCCATCGATGCTGAATGGAAGACGATTGGCATGGTCCCGAAGGACGCTGTCGAATCCATCAACGAACGCTTCAACGCAATCGTGAATAAGATTGTCGCCAAGATGGCTGAATCTGACCCGGAACTCCAGGCCAAGATTGAAGACATCAAGAAGAAAAAGCAGGAAATGATCGAAAAGGTCCGCCAGTTTGCCGAAAGCGCAGGCTCCAACCAGCTCGCCGATGCCGTTCGCGACATCCAGAAGGAATGGGTTACGCTTGGTTCTTGCGGTAACGATGATGACGAACTCCGCAAGGCATTCCGCGATGTCTGCGATGACTTCTTCACCCGCCGTCGCGACCAGCTCGACATTCAGGAACAGGCTCGCCAGAACAATCTCCAGAAGAAGATTCTCCTCTGCGAACAGGCCGAAGACTTGCTCACCGACTTGAACGATCAGACGGTCGTCGCCTCGATGAACAAGGTCAAGCATTTCCGCCGCTTGTGGAAGGAAGTCGGAGCCGTTCCTCGTGAACACTCCGAAAAGATCTGGAAGCGCTTCAATTCTGCTTGCGACCAGGTGTTTGCCTTCGGCCGCAAGGACGAAAAGAAGGAAGAAGCTCCGGCAGCCGCAACGACCGAAGCATAA
- the priA gene encoding primosomal protein N', translating into MAKRIPKTTAPEMVKERCNSALLSRFCEVYIPLSPSVFTYGVPEGVNIVRGSVVWVQLARRKPSLALVCRVHDEKPAFDVRYACPHESGYVFSGRYMESLEWVAKYYITTPMRALNVFWPADFDKYLDALLAEKNAEPRGEAPSVGPEMVVCSNLPPLTAEQETALASLVDDLDKDGFRGSLLHGVTGSGKTRVYQELVREALKRNKRVLILVPEIGLTPQTASRFEDYLKVPVVVLHSALSAPQKRAGYLSVLDGSAKVVLGTRSAILSPFDFDVVILDEEHDSSFKQQDPAPRYHTRDLAFHLAQKYGALVVLGSATPCLETYRNAKTGNIKLLTLKNRATAAPLPEVNVIDMGKVRQQKGMLLSPTLREALSDCIVGGDQAIILMNRRGYSKIRVCSKCGETLYCKHCHIPLVYHKQYNALMCHYCAALYHVDTPCPTCGSETYEFVGGAIEKLEEEIQEWIANAKVIRMDRDTTQNVGAVEKILTSFRNREYNILLGTQMVAKGHDFPGVKLVGIVGADSGLGIPDFRSTERLYQLLSQTAGRAGRADGGGRVFIQTLNPTEPVMQYAIRHDFNGFADMEFSNRQMAFYPPFCKLVEISCGSKDENLLRDSVNRLESILRKESSMTVLGPVDAFVPKVQNVFWVKLYIKTQNLAVVRKVLSPILNAPKAWVPGVEIKVEFE; encoded by the coding sequence GTGGCTAAAAGAATACCCAAGACAACGGCTCCAGAGATGGTTAAGGAACGCTGCAATTCGGCGCTTCTCTCTCGTTTTTGCGAAGTCTATATTCCCTTGTCCCCATCTGTTTTTACTTACGGGGTGCCTGAAGGTGTAAATATTGTGCGGGGAAGTGTTGTCTGGGTGCAGCTGGCTCGGCGTAAGCCCTCTCTTGCTTTGGTCTGCCGCGTTCATGATGAAAAACCTGCTTTTGATGTTCGGTATGCATGCCCGCATGAGTCTGGATACGTCTTTTCTGGACGTTATATGGAATCGCTGGAATGGGTCGCTAAGTATTATATAACAACGCCCATGCGCGCATTGAATGTGTTTTGGCCGGCAGATTTTGATAAGTATCTTGATGCATTACTCGCCGAAAAAAATGCTGAACCTCGGGGTGAGGCTCCATCGGTTGGACCTGAAATGGTCGTCTGTTCGAACTTGCCCCCCTTGACAGCTGAACAGGAGACTGCACTTGCCAGTCTTGTGGATGATTTGGATAAGGACGGTTTTCGTGGATCGCTTTTGCATGGTGTGACCGGCAGTGGCAAGACGAGAGTTTATCAGGAATTGGTACGCGAAGCGCTTAAGCGCAATAAGCGTGTACTCATTCTCGTGCCTGAAATTGGGCTTACTCCGCAGACGGCGTCTCGTTTTGAAGACTATTTGAAAGTTCCTGTAGTTGTGCTGCATTCGGCACTCTCGGCTCCGCAAAAGCGCGCTGGTTACTTGTCCGTACTCGACGGTTCGGCTAAGGTTGTGCTTGGAACACGCAGTGCAATTCTTTCGCCGTTTGATTTTGATGTTGTTATTTTGGACGAAGAGCATGATTCTTCGTTTAAACAGCAGGACCCGGCTCCGCGTTACCATACGCGTGACTTGGCTTTCCACTTGGCGCAAAAGTACGGGGCGCTTGTCGTGCTTGGCTCTGCAACACCTTGCCTTGAAACGTATCGCAATGCAAAGACTGGAAACATCAAGCTGTTGACGCTCAAGAACCGAGCCACGGCGGCACCGCTCCCTGAGGTGAACGTGATTGACATGGGCAAGGTCCGCCAGCAGAAGGGAATGCTTTTGTCACCTACGTTGCGCGAAGCGCTTTCGGATTGCATCGTGGGCGGCGACCAGGCGATTATCCTCATGAATCGTCGAGGTTATTCTAAGATTAGAGTTTGTTCTAAATGCGGTGAAACTCTTTATTGCAAACACTGTCATATTCCATTAGTTTATCATAAGCAGTACAATGCGCTGATGTGTCATTACTGTGCGGCGCTGTATCATGTTGATACGCCGTGCCCGACATGTGGTTCGGAAACTTATGAATTTGTTGGTGGCGCGATTGAAAAGCTCGAAGAAGAAATTCAGGAATGGATCGCCAATGCAAAGGTGATTCGCATGGATCGCGATACAACGCAGAATGTAGGCGCTGTCGAAAAAATATTGACATCGTTTCGGAATCGCGAATACAACATTTTGCTTGGTACGCAGATGGTTGCAAAAGGCCATGATTTTCCGGGTGTAAAGCTCGTTGGAATTGTCGGCGCTGATTCTGGGCTTGGTATTCCTGATTTCCGTTCGACGGAACGCTTGTATCAGCTACTGAGCCAGACGGCGGGCCGCGCGGGGCGCGCCGATGGCGGAGGCCGCGTGTTTATCCAGACGCTCAATCCGACAGAACCCGTGATGCAATATGCTATTCGCCATGATTTCAATGGATTTGCCGATATGGAATTTTCAAATCGGCAAATGGCTTTTTATCCGCCGTTCTGCAAGCTTGTTGAAATCAGTTGCGGATCGAAAGATGAGAACTTGCTCCGTGATTCGGTAAATCGTCTAGAAAGTATTTTGCGCAAAGAATCTTCGATGACGGTGCTTGGGCCTGTCGATGCGTTTGTACCGAAAGTGCAAAATGTGTTCTGGGTAAAGCTCTATATTAAAACGCAAAACCTTGCGGTTGTGCGCAAAGTTCTTTCTCCGATTTTGAATGCGCCCAAGGCATGGGTTCCTGGCGTAGAAATTAAAGTTGAATTTGAATAA